CAACGGCGACCGACTCGCTCAACGATGGCCCGCCGAAACTCGGTCGCCAGGGGGGCAGCGTGGTGACTTCGAGTGTGGCGAATGTCATCCTGCAAAACCCAAAATCCGCTCTCGATTCCGTTCAACTTTCAAGCAGCCTGCCCGTCATTGCTGGCTCGAGTCAGGAGAGCGATTCACAGGATCGAAGCACTGCTGAGGAGTTGCCGGTCTATGATTCTGCATTTGTGAGCGACTTTGGCGATATTGCGACGCGTCCCCGTCGCGACCTAGATCGTGTCTCCTCATCGGAGGGGTTCGGCTCAGCTTTTGATCGCGTGCGGGAAGCGATTGTCGACGAACTTTTTGACCGTGTCAGTTGGAATGCCGAAGTCCTTCGCGATGCGGTAATTCAACCACTCTCCTGGTTGGTGTCGGAGGCACGAGACGACTCCACTGCAGAAGCGGAGATCGTCGAAACGGCCGAGGCTTCGCAAGCATCGGTCAAGGTTGCCGAAGTCCCTGAAGATCACCGTGAGAAAGAAACAGAGGTTCGCTAGCTTTCTTTCAGCTTGGCCATTTCTGCTTTCAGCTTTTCAATCTCCGCTTCCAGGCGTGCGGGCTCTTCGGGATCGTCTGGCTGCTCTTTAGCCGCGGCTAGGAGTACCTGGTTCGATGCGATTTTTTTGCGAATAACTTCGATTCGCTTCTTGGCTTTCTTATCCATTTCTCTCCTTCAATTCGTTGACAACTCAAATACGAGTTACTTACTTCAGCAACGGCACGCTAACGCTACGCATCACGGCGGCGATCACGACGATTGCCAGGATCGCGGCCCAGCCGAGGCTTAGCCATTTGGGCATGGCGGCGCGGAACTTGTCGGCGGCTTCGGTACGGCCTGCTAGAATCGAGCCGATGAACATGACGAACAGCGCGAGCAGGAATTTGATGCCGAACAGCATATGGTAAGTCGAAGGAAGCTTTCCACCGTCGGCTTTTACTCCGCTGTTGATGGCGAAAAAGTTGTAGAGCCCGGTGGCGATCAGCAGGAAGCTCGCGATGCCAACCCATTTGGCCCAAATGCCACGTCGATCGGCAAAGCAAGCATCGGGACCTTTGGGCGAGAGAACTGCCTTCATGTAGAAGAGACCGCCGGCGAGTATGATTGCGCCGAGGATGTGCAGCACGCGGCTAGCTATGCCCACGACATACATGGCGTCGACGGTTGGCATGGGAGCCGCGGCTGGGGGATCGGCTTGAGCGAGCAAAATAGGAAGGGCTTCTAGGGTCATTCGTAGCTTTCGTTAATTGACGTAAGTGGTCGACGACGACGATTGGACTTTTGCTCCAAAGGTCGATTCTTCTGTGCAAAAGTCTCTGCCATTAGATCGGGCAAAATCTAGTAAGCCTATATCTGCTAATGGTTTGTAGCGGGATTAGAGGCTCGTGCCTATCGACTTTTGCTCTCTAGGCCCCCTGCGTGGCTAAGCTGACACACCACACTTACGTTGATTGAGTGGACTGGCCAGCAGCATGTTTGCCTCGATCGACTGCTAATAGGTGAAATTCTTATTCTAACGGATTTCGCGGCCAGTTTCAGTTGGGAAAAGGAAGTATCTGGGGGCTCGCTCCGCTCGTCCCCAGCCACCAGGCGCGGAGGGGCTGAACGGCTGCTCTTTTGGAACCTTGCTGCAGGCTATTCCCGCGCTATCCACTGCTTTGCCGCCGCAAGGGCGTCGTCTTTTGAGTTCAGGCGGCCCTCCAGTTGCTCATCGCGCAGGTAGTCGAGCAGCGCCTTGAAGTGCTTTCCTGGGGCGATGCCGTGAGCGATGAGGTCGTCGCCGGTGGCCAGCGTTGGCGGATCGAGTACTTCGGGCGGCTGGGATAGAAGTTCACGGCAGCGAACCACCCCGGGATGTTTACCTCCCCAAGTTGCTGTTGCCAGTTCCATGAGCTCACCGCTCCCTTCGGCAACCAGTATCCTCTGCAGTTGCGGCCAAGGGAGTTCCTCGGCCTGTTCTATGTGAGGCAGCTTCTCCAACAGCCAGGCGGTTTGTTCCCCTTGCACGTTGGTCAGTCTGATGCGGCGGCACAGAGCTTTTGCCTTTTTAGGGGAAGTCTGTCCGGAGAGCAGTGCCGCGAGGGCAGTAGGGAGCGATGGTGACTGAAGGCGCGCTAAAACTTCGAGCCGTCCTTGCCACTGATCGGTTTGTTCGACGGCATCTGCCAGCTCAGGAAAGATTGCTTTGAGGAGTCCCGTCTTCGCAAGTTGCTCAACGCCCTTGGAGCGGTTCTTGTGCCTGAGTAGCC
The genomic region above belongs to Lacipirellulaceae bacterium and contains:
- a CDS encoding SdrD B-like domain-containing protein — protein: MNFSTPDLARRCRFEQLEFRRLLAADIASQAIDLTDGHIAGRVTLSISDSCDSGQHLSGIANVAIHLLNEQGDPVQSTSTSDDGSYSFSGLAPGLYAVLQEQPAGLADAGLRIGSGGGQFLSENLVGEIEVSAGQSLSGYDFCESTATDSLNDGPPKLGRQGGSVVTSSVANVILQNPKSALDSVQLSSSLPVIAGSSQESDSQDRSTAEELPVYDSAFVSDFGDIATRPRRDLDRVSSSEGFGSAFDRVREAIVDELFDRVSWNAEVLRDAVIQPLSWLVSEARDDSTAEAEIVETAEASQASVKVAEVPEDHREKETEVR